From Roseibium alexandrii DFL-11, the proteins below share one genomic window:
- the sigJ gene encoding RNA polymerase sigma factor SigJ, with translation MSEQSKLETFEQARPRLLGLAYRLLGTWADAEDAVQDTFLCWQGTDGAAILNPDGWLTTACTNRCLDLLKSAHNKRVDYVGPWIPEPLHIEAGETPEGDIERAESLTIAFLHMMERLSPKERAAFLLHSVFGQSHRQVAGVLGMSESASRQLVSRASRNVQGPNARFIPAADHQEKMLTAFLDAVTSGSTEQLAGLLSESVQFQSDGGGKVTALGRVLSGSVDVSKYVAKIMSRLWTGSGGTLERRVINGIEGLALYEAEHLVSVVTFGYSADGMIDQIFIMRNPEKLRGMTQSIRHDTGSGALQPN, from the coding sequence ACTCGAAACATTTGAGCAGGCCAGACCCCGTCTTTTGGGGCTGGCCTACCGCCTGCTCGGCACCTGGGCGGATGCCGAAGATGCTGTGCAGGATACGTTTCTGTGCTGGCAGGGCACCGATGGTGCCGCGATCCTGAATCCGGATGGATGGTTGACGACCGCTTGCACCAACCGTTGTCTTGATTTGTTGAAATCCGCGCACAACAAACGCGTCGATTATGTCGGTCCCTGGATCCCGGAGCCGCTGCATATTGAAGCCGGGGAAACACCGGAAGGCGATATTGAGCGGGCTGAATCTCTCACGATTGCATTCCTGCACATGATGGAACGCCTGTCGCCAAAAGAACGGGCTGCGTTCTTGCTACATTCGGTGTTCGGCCAATCGCACAGACAGGTCGCAGGTGTTCTCGGAATGAGTGAATCTGCCTCCCGTCAGCTCGTTTCCCGGGCCAGCCGCAACGTTCAGGGGCCGAACGCCCGATTTATCCCTGCCGCAGATCACCAGGAAAAGATGCTGACCGCTTTTCTCGATGCAGTGACCTCGGGGTCGACGGAACAATTGGCCGGTCTTCTGTCGGAGAGTGTTCAGTTCCAATCGGATGGGGGCGGCAAAGTAACGGCGCTCGGCCGAGTTCTGTCCGGCAGTGTGGACGTTTCCAAGTATGTCGCAAAGATCATGTCACGGCTCTGGACTGGCTCAGGCGGAACGTTGGAGCGCAGGGTCATAAACGGGATCGAAGGCTTGGCGCTTTATGAGGCGGAACACCTGGTTTCAGTCGTTACTTTTGGGTACAGCGCAGACGGCATGATTGATCAGATCTTCATCATGCGAAACCCGGAAAAGCTGCGCGGCATGACGCAGTCGATTCGGCACGACACTGGAAGCGGTGCTCTGCAGCCCAACTGA